The Nicotiana tomentosiformis chromosome 9, ASM39032v3, whole genome shotgun sequence genome contains the following window.
TGTCCCAAAATAACACCTTTCTATACTTAGAAATGATTTAACTTTAAGATtttcattttatctttaatgaGATAATTTAGAGTCACAAAAATGTCTATGGCTTGTTttagaccacaaatttcaaaagtctttatttGATTCTTAAACTACGTGTCCAATCAAAGCATGTCACATAAAATGGGACGGGGGAGCAATGATTTTCGTATAAATCCAAAATGAAGTTTAGGACCAGCTACCATTTGAATCCTTACAATCTGTTACTTCGGCTTCGCAAACCAAATAGGGAGCACCAAAAGCAGAACAAGAGGACAAGTGAAATAAGAATATAAAAAGATAAGAAAACATGTTAAACAGATAGCTGTTTGTGATTGGAGAGAGGGAGTGGTGGAAGGGTAGTGGATGAGTACTGTCGGGTTGAGAAGAATGGGGGAAACAATTCTTGGCTGACATTTCTTTTCAGTAGCTTCGCACAGTTTTGGAAAGATTTCTTTGATTTGTATGTACTGTAGATGACTCAATAGAATATGTCTTGATCCTGAATGTTAAACCCTTAATTCTAATTCCATCTGCACAATTGTAATGCATATGGAATCGACAATAATTTGTTCACCCTTGTCCCTCTTTAATATCCATAAGCTGACCTTATACCTTATCTCCTCCAGTTTACACTTTGAAGAATTTGATCTCCCAAGATGAAACCCCAACTGGTGGCAATGCTCCTCAGAAGTGTAAGATTAATTATATCTTTAAGATTTAAATgtgttttatatttatatgtatgaATGAGGAACTGAGGCATTTACACTTGGAATACAGCTCGCCTCTCTTTGTTATCTCCCTTTCGAAGCAAGACTACTGAAAAAAGGTGACAGTATGCAGTATCAAGATTATTCAAGTCTCCTATGGTTGTCAGGTCGAGGTGTGACACATCTATtcatcatttttttaattttgctCACAGCTCTTTATGAGTTTCCAAAAGCAGTTCATTTCCTAAAATGTAGTATTTTGTAAAAAGGTATGGTGTTAAGATGAAAAATGTATATACGTTCGACTGCCTGTTAGCTTTCAATGTACTTTACAGTTTGGATTTGATAGTTGGTGTTTGCAGTAAAGATGCTCCAGAAATTTTTACAGTTCCTATCGTTTATTTACTGCTTCAAAGTAATTACACATTTGCAATTTTCCTTGACCGCTTATTAAGTTCAAGGGCATGGGAAATGAATATAAGAGAAAAAAGAATGTGGCAATGAAAACAGAAAAAGGGCAGCCCGGCGCACGAAGCATCCCCGATCCCCAAGAGGTGTGATGTAGGTGCTTGCATCAAAggctgattccacggctcgaacccgtgaaaTGTGTAGATGCATCACTTTAGTAAAATCTGGTAACAGAATAATTGCAGAagataaaatgaaataaatatgttagagggaaaaaagagaaaaacatCAATACTGAAATTCTTTTTCTTGATATAGCCAAACCTAGTTATGAAATTCTAGCTTGACCTTACAGAACACTTGACAGCAATCTCAATTTGCTAACATATTAGCTAACTTGTATTGGAATGTCATTTCCCAGTTCTGTAAATGGGAATGACTCATAACAAAGTATATTAGTTGAAGGTGTAGTTTCTATTCTACACAAACAAAAATGTCTTTTGAGGTTTTTATCATTTCTGCATTATTCAAATCTAATGATGAGGCAGGAAACATTGCTTTTGCTCATTCTAGTCAAAGCTTCTTTGGCTAAGCATTCAGCAGCTTCTTGAGGATCTTCCAAATGCCTAATCAAGTTCACTGCCTCTTGCTGCTTCATTACCTGGTTAAAATTTCACAAGCAGAAATCAACAGTTAGCACAAGCTAAGGCTTGTTTCTTCTTTTGGttttgttgggggggggggggagccgagggtctatcggaaacaacctctctatctttaTAAGGTAGGTAGGGGTAAgctctgcatacacactaccctctctaggccccacttgtgggattacactgggtttgggggggagggagggggagagcgagggtctatcggaaacaacttctctatcttcatagggtaggggtaagctctgcatacacactaccctccccaaaacccacttgtgggattacactaggtttgttgttgGTTTTGGGGAGTGGGTGGGTGTTGGATATTGAACTTTACCTCCCATATGCCAGGACTAGCTAAGATAACAAATTCAATATCGCGATCAATCTTTTCAGAACCAACGGCAAGTTCTGAGCTTTTAGAAGGCTTATTAGCTGCAGCTCCCTTTCCAGAATCCGAGGATGTTCTTCTTACTTTAGGTAAGCGTTTGATGACAACTGATAGGAATGAAAAACAATCAACTCAGTTATAATCtctacatcaaaatgaaaattcaCAAAGAGGGGTAAAAGGATGATATATTGTCATGCCTGGGAGGAATTTGTGTGACCAATGTGACTTTGTTGTATGCTGTTGCCTTCTGTTAATTTCGAAAGCTTCGCCTTCTTTGCATACCACTACTTTGTATTCACCCATATTTGCAAGTATTAGCTTCTCTCCATTGATGACTATTGCTGAAGCTGAACCCATGTTCCAGGTCTTCTCTAGTTCTGTTTCCCTGACTTTAGCCTTTGCATGCATATGTGCCTTTTTCAATGTTTCCTTGCTTCTCTTCCTCATCTGTGACTGAAGGAAATAGCCACAAAACATGAGCTAAACCTCTAAGTAAGCTACAGTTTCCAGGTTATGTTGCACTTGGCTATAATAACCAGCATCACCTTTCAAAGGTGTTCCCTTTGATTTTATAGATAcactaaaaggaaaaaaaattattttcccaaCAATCAGGCATCAcctgaaggggagccttggagcaacggtaaagttgtctatgtgtgacctataggtcacgggttctaGCCGTGGAAGTAgctactaatgcttgcattagggtatattgtctacatcacaccccttggggtgcggcTTTTCCCCCGACCCTTCGTGGACGCGGGATGCCTTGtccaccgggctgcccttttaatCAGGCATCACCTCTCATAAATGTCATACTGATTATCATTGAGG
Protein-coding sequences here:
- the LOC104090744 gene encoding putative protein phosphatase 2C-like protein 44, whose amino-acid sequence is MGFKDFQLKIAKKLRLRNFLAKEEGYKKRETNNGKRLSWMMPITHGYYVAEEKPLGGGAPPQTPQNNQVECDKVVVQREQVEEQEWWFYGVFDTRIGGGVTKYLQTHLFDDNLNESQMRKRSKETLKKAHMHAKAKVRETELEKTWNMGSASAIVINGEKLILANMGEYKVVVCKEGEAFEINRRQQHTTKSHWSHKFLPVVIKRLPKVRRTSSDSGKGAAANKPSKSSELAVGSEKIDRDIEFVILASPGIWEVMKQQEAVNLIRHLEDPQEAAECLAKEALTRMSKSNVSCLIIRFE